From a single Alloactinosynnema sp. L-07 genomic region:
- a CDS encoding class I SAM-dependent methyltransferase has protein sequence MATDYPSPADALPLTGERTVPGIAQENYWFRRHEVAYLDLAHYCADAVVLEAGCGEGYGADLLAERARLVVGLDYDELTAAHVAKVYPSVRTLRGNLAALPLRSGSVDVVANLQVIEHLWDQEGFLAECRRVLRPGGRLLITTPNRITFSPGRDTPLNPFHTRELSAAEMDELLRGAGFEVEFLGGVHHGPRLRELDAALGGSIIDAQIEVAVAGLPWSDELMAAVTSVEATDFTIKRADDDDFPADASLDLVGIARA, from the coding sequence GTGGCCACCGACTACCCGAGCCCGGCCGACGCGCTGCCGCTCACCGGCGAGCGCACGGTCCCCGGCATCGCGCAGGAGAATTACTGGTTCAGGCGGCACGAGGTCGCGTATCTCGACCTCGCGCACTACTGCGCCGACGCCGTCGTGCTCGAAGCGGGCTGCGGTGAGGGCTATGGCGCCGACCTTCTCGCCGAACGCGCACGGCTGGTCGTCGGCTTGGACTACGACGAGCTGACCGCGGCCCACGTGGCCAAGGTGTACCCGTCGGTGCGCACGCTAAGGGGCAACCTCGCCGCGCTGCCGCTGCGTTCGGGCTCGGTCGACGTAGTGGCGAACCTGCAGGTCATCGAGCACCTGTGGGACCAAGAAGGCTTTCTTGCCGAATGCCGCAGGGTGCTGCGCCCCGGCGGTCGGCTGCTGATCACCACGCCGAACCGGATCACGTTCTCCCCCGGCCGGGACACCCCGCTCAACCCGTTTCACACCCGTGAGCTGTCGGCCGCGGAGATGGACGAGTTGCTGCGCGGCGCCGGGTTCGAGGTGGAGTTCCTCGGCGGGGTGCACCACGGGCCGCGGCTGCGCGAACTGGACGCGGCGCTGGGCGGGTCGATCATCGACGCCCAGATCGAGGTCGCCGTCGCGGGCCTGCCGTGGTCCGACGAGCTGATGGCCGCGGTGACCTCGGTCGAGGCTACGGACTTCACCATCAAACGTGCCGACGACGATGATTTCCCGGCCGACGCCAGCCTCGACCTGGTCGGGATCGCGCGCGCATGA
- a CDS encoding helix-turn-helix transcriptional regulator yields the protein MAERRNDGQSTGPTARRIVLGSQLRKLREKAEVSRGDAGYTIRGSESKISRMELGRVGFKERDVEDLLTMYGVTDALEREQFLALVKQSNEPGWWHRYSDLMPNWFTDYVGLEESASRIQTCELQFVPGLLQTEEYTRVLASHGRPERASDETERRVTLRMSRQKVLHRTDAPKLWAVIDESVLHRPIGGQRVLRDQIDHLLEVTRLPNITLQVVPFALSGYAAETSFTMLRFTEPELPDLVYVEHLGGAVYLDRREEIELYSRVVDRLAVDSETPNRSRQILAKRRAEI from the coding sequence GTGGCCGAGCGCCGCAATGACGGGCAGAGCACTGGCCCGACCGCGCGCAGGATCGTGCTCGGCTCCCAGCTCCGGAAACTGCGCGAGAAGGCCGAGGTCAGCCGGGGCGACGCGGGCTACACAATCCGCGGCTCCGAATCGAAGATCAGCCGGATGGAACTGGGCCGCGTCGGGTTCAAGGAACGCGACGTCGAAGACCTGCTGACCATGTACGGCGTCACCGACGCGCTGGAGCGCGAGCAATTCCTCGCCCTGGTCAAGCAGTCCAACGAGCCGGGCTGGTGGCACCGCTACAGCGACCTGATGCCCAACTGGTTCACCGACTACGTCGGGCTGGAGGAGTCGGCCTCCCGCATCCAGACCTGTGAACTGCAGTTCGTGCCCGGTCTGCTGCAGACCGAGGAGTACACGCGGGTGCTGGCCAGCCATGGCCGCCCGGAGCGCGCCTCCGACGAGACCGAGCGCCGGGTCACCCTGCGCATGTCGCGGCAGAAGGTCCTCCACCGCACCGACGCGCCGAAGCTGTGGGCCGTCATCGACGAGTCGGTGCTGCATCGCCCGATCGGCGGCCAGCGGGTGCTGCGCGACCAGATCGACCACCTGCTCGAGGTCACCCGCCTGCCCAACATCACCCTGCAGGTCGTGCCCTTCGCCCTGTCCGGGTACGCGGCGGAGACGTCGTTCACCATGCTCCGATTCACCGAGCCGGAGCTGCCCGACCTGGTCTACGTCGAGCACCTCGGCGGCGCGGTCTACCTCGACCGCCGCGAGGAGATCGAGCTGTACAGCCGGGTCGTCGACCGCCTGGCGGTCGACTCCGAGACGCCCAACCGCTCGCGCCAGATCCTCGCGAAGCGCCGCGCGGAGATCTGA
- a CDS encoding acyltransferase, which yields MTSMWGSPVSDRLKFWSPARRDPAQARFLTKESLRWVLRNRAYTPWYLVRYWRLLKLRVTNPHIVLRGMVFLGKDVEIHARPGFGRLEIGRWVHIGDGNAIRCHEGSLRIGDKAVFGRQNVVNCYLDIEFGDASLVADWVYICDFDHVTADIHQPIKDQGIVKSPVRIGPDTWICTKVTVTKGTRIGRGCVIGAHAVVRGEIPDFAIAAGMPAKVVRSRLDAYEADAVRRAAIADMERKARKALLKSLEH from the coding sequence ATGACGTCGATGTGGGGCTCTCCGGTGTCCGACCGCCTCAAGTTCTGGTCCCCGGCCCGCCGGGACCCGGCCCAGGCGCGGTTCCTGACGAAGGAGTCGCTGCGCTGGGTGCTGCGCAACCGTGCGTACACGCCCTGGTACCTGGTTCGGTACTGGCGGCTGCTCAAGCTGCGCGTGACCAATCCGCATATCGTGCTGCGCGGCATGGTGTTTCTCGGCAAGGACGTCGAGATTCACGCCCGGCCTGGGTTCGGTCGGCTGGAGATCGGTCGGTGGGTGCACATCGGCGACGGCAACGCCATCCGCTGCCACGAGGGCTCGCTGCGCATCGGCGACAAGGCGGTGTTCGGGCGGCAGAATGTCGTCAACTGCTATCTGGACATTGAGTTCGGTGACGCTTCGTTGGTGGCTGACTGGGTGTATATCTGCGACTTCGACCACGTCACGGCCGACATCCACCAGCCGATCAAGGACCAGGGCATCGTGAAGTCTCCGGTGCGCATCGGGCCGGACACGTGGATCTGCACCAAGGTCACCGTCACCAAGGGAACCCGGATCGGCAGGGGCTGTGTCATCGGCGCGCACGCGGTCGTGCGCGGCGAGATCCCGGACTTCGCCATCGCCGCGGGCATGCCCGCGAAGGTCGTCCGCAGCAGGCTCGACGCCTACGAGGCCGACGCCGTGCGCCGGGCCGCGATCGCCGACATGGAACGCAAGGCACGTAAAGCCCTATTGAAGTCGCTGGAGCACTAA
- a CDS encoding glycosyltransferase family 4 protein gives MRVLMLSWEYPPVVVGGLGRHVHAIARHLAGQGHDVVVLCRHEAGTDAETHPTEDGTHDGVRVIRVAEDPTHLVFEKDLVAWTLAMGHAMIRAGLSLLSEWRPEVVHAHDWLVTHPAVALAEHARVPLVATVHATEAGRHSGWLSQPLNQQVHSVEWWLANRADALITCSSAMRAEVAHLFEVEPDTITVIHNGIEPRSWRVPPAAVRTSRASHSPYNAPLLLFFGRLEWEKGVQDIIGALPRIRRTHPGTRLVVAGRGTYAPALEELARKLRVRRAIDFAGHLSDRDLGALLAAADSVVLPSRYEPFGIVALEAAAAGAPLVASTAGGLGEVVIEGETGLSFTPGDLDGLSTAVRRVLDDPTGARRRAKLAKARLAVDFDWDLIATQTAEVYAKADAGAHAPLGRPKIATGNAFLA, from the coding sequence ATGCGCGTGCTGATGCTGTCCTGGGAGTACCCCCCGGTCGTGGTCGGGGGGCTGGGCAGGCACGTGCACGCGATCGCCCGCCACCTGGCGGGCCAGGGACATGACGTGGTCGTGCTGTGCAGGCACGAGGCGGGCACCGACGCCGAGACCCACCCCACCGAGGACGGCACGCACGACGGCGTCCGGGTGATCCGGGTAGCCGAGGACCCGACGCACCTGGTGTTCGAGAAGGATCTGGTCGCCTGGACCCTGGCGATGGGCCACGCGATGATCCGCGCCGGTCTGTCACTGCTCAGCGAGTGGCGCCCCGAGGTGGTGCACGCCCACGACTGGCTGGTGACCCACCCGGCCGTCGCCCTGGCCGAGCACGCGCGGGTCCCGCTGGTCGCGACCGTGCATGCCACCGAGGCAGGCAGACACAGCGGCTGGCTGTCGCAGCCACTGAACCAGCAGGTGCACTCGGTCGAATGGTGGCTGGCGAACCGAGCCGACGCCCTGATCACCTGCTCGTCAGCGATGCGCGCCGAGGTCGCCCACCTCTTCGAGGTCGAGCCGGACACGATCACCGTCATCCACAACGGCATCGAACCGCGAAGCTGGCGCGTACCGCCCGCCGCCGTCCGAACGTCCCGTGCCTCCCACAGCCCGTACAACGCGCCACTGCTGCTGTTCTTCGGCAGGCTGGAGTGGGAGAAGGGCGTCCAGGACATCATCGGCGCGCTGCCCCGGATCCGCCGCACACATCCCGGCACCCGACTGGTCGTGGCCGGCCGCGGCACCTACGCGCCCGCACTGGAAGAACTGGCCCGCAAGCTGCGCGTCCGCCGCGCGATCGACTTCGCCGGACACCTCTCCGACCGCGACCTAGGCGCCCTACTCGCCGCAGCCGACTCGGTAGTCCTGCCCAGCCGCTACGAGCCCTTCGGCATAGTCGCCCTGGAGGCCGCCGCGGCAGGCGCACCCCTGGTGGCCTCGACCGCGGGCGGCTTGGGCGAGGTCGTCATCGAAGGCGAGACCGGCCTGTCCTTCACCCCTGGCGACCTGGACGGCCTGTCCACCGCCGTCCGCCGCGTGCTGGACGACCCGACCGGCGCCCGCCGCCGGGCGAAGCTGGCCAAGGCCCGCCTGGCCGTCGACTTCGACTGGGACCTGATCGCCACCCAAACCGCCGAGGTCTACGCCAAGGCCGACGCGGGCGCCCACGCGCCGCTCGGGCGTCCAAAGATCGCCACAGGCAACGCGTTCCTCGCTTAG
- the glgX gene encoding glycogen debranching protein GlgX, with translation MTPSSPRPLPGHPFPLGAHPEAGGVRFAVASSVADAVEVCLIGEGDVERRVELPERTFDVWHGVVPGVTPGQRYGYRVHGPYDPGRGLRCNPTKLLVDPYTRRIEGAVTDLGATRGYRGDPMTGPPSRIDSLGSVPLSVVTSPGGPDTGRAPEVPFEETVIYELHVRGFTKLHPDVPKEQRGTYLGLAHPAVIDYLVRLGVTAVELLPVHSFADEPLLLRSGRHNYWGYSTLGFLAPHPGYSSRRGREVEEFRTMVAALHAAGIEVIVDVVYNHTCEGAVNGPTVSLRGLDAPAYYLLDDTGHDVDLTGCGNTVDAGSPTVVRLVTDSMRYFATELGVDGFRLDLASILGRPAGGPFQAEAPLLTAITTDPVLATRKLIAEPWDATGDGYRVGGFGVQWAEWNGRYRDTTRDFWRGATGLRDLAYRLSGSSDLYSGNRRRPWASINFITAHDGFTLRDLVSYDHKHNHENGEHGADGTNDNRSWNCGVEGETTDPGVLELRDRQARNLLSTLLLSTGTPLLTAGDERWRTQHGNNNPYCLDNQTSWLDWTSTPRTEALLAFTRNLISLRAASPALRQPEFFDGRPTKSGEPDLVWFRPDGTPMTDPDWFDESRRTLGMWIDGSECLSHTREGDPIADDSWLLLVHAGAEPTDFTLPDPTYGDSFIPTLDTNTPQGTPATRNPHNPSDKVPLPPRTLLVLRAPRATP, from the coding sequence GTGACCCCTTCCTCGCCGCGTCCGCTGCCAGGTCATCCCTTCCCGCTCGGCGCGCACCCCGAGGCGGGTGGGGTGCGGTTCGCGGTGGCGTCGTCGGTCGCCGACGCGGTCGAGGTCTGTCTGATCGGCGAGGGCGACGTCGAGCGGCGCGTCGAGCTGCCCGAGCGGACTTTCGATGTGTGGCACGGCGTCGTACCGGGAGTCACCCCTGGTCAGCGCTACGGCTACCGCGTCCACGGGCCCTACGACCCCGGGCGCGGTCTGCGGTGCAACCCGACCAAGCTGCTGGTCGACCCGTACACCCGGCGGATCGAGGGCGCCGTCACCGACCTCGGCGCCACCCGCGGCTACCGGGGCGACCCGATGACCGGCCCGCCGTCGCGGATCGACTCGCTGGGGTCGGTGCCGCTGTCGGTGGTCACCTCACCGGGCGGCCCGGACACCGGCCGGGCGCCGGAGGTGCCGTTCGAGGAGACGGTGATCTACGAACTGCACGTTCGCGGCTTCACCAAACTGCACCCGGACGTGCCGAAAGAACAGCGCGGGACCTATCTCGGCCTCGCGCACCCGGCAGTCATCGACTATCTGGTGCGGCTCGGGGTAACCGCGGTGGAGTTGCTGCCGGTCCACAGCTTCGCCGACGAGCCCCTGCTACTGCGGTCCGGCAGACACAACTATTGGGGTTACTCGACGCTCGGCTTCCTCGCCCCCCACCCCGGCTACTCCTCCCGCCGCGGCCGCGAGGTCGAGGAGTTCCGCACCATGGTCGCCGCGCTGCACGCGGCAGGCATCGAGGTGATCGTCGACGTCGTCTACAACCACACCTGCGAGGGCGCGGTCAACGGCCCCACGGTGTCGTTGCGCGGTCTGGACGCGCCCGCCTACTACTTGCTCGACGACACCGGGCACGACGTCGACCTCACCGGCTGCGGGAACACGGTCGACGCGGGCTCGCCCACAGTGGTGCGGCTGGTCACCGACTCGATGCGGTACTTCGCGACGGAACTGGGAGTCGACGGGTTCCGCCTGGACCTCGCCAGCATCCTCGGCCGTCCCGCGGGCGGCCCCTTTCAGGCCGAAGCGCCTCTGCTGACCGCGATCACCACCGACCCAGTCCTCGCCACGCGCAAGCTGATCGCCGAACCCTGGGACGCCACCGGCGACGGCTACCGAGTCGGCGGCTTCGGCGTCCAGTGGGCCGAGTGGAACGGCCGCTACCGCGACACCACCCGAGACTTCTGGCGCGGCGCCACCGGCCTCCGCGACCTGGCCTACCGGCTGTCCGGCTCCTCAGACCTGTACTCAGGCAACCGCAGGCGTCCGTGGGCGTCGATCAACTTCATCACCGCCCACGACGGCTTCACCCTGCGCGACCTGGTCTCCTACGACCACAAACACAACCACGAGAACGGTGAACACGGCGCCGACGGCACCAACGACAACCGCTCATGGAACTGCGGCGTCGAAGGCGAAACCACCGACCCAGGCGTGCTCGAACTCCGCGACCGCCAAGCCCGCAACCTGCTGAGCACCCTGCTGCTCTCCACCGGCACCCCCCTGCTCACCGCGGGCGACGAACGCTGGCGCACCCAACACGGCAACAACAACCCATACTGCCTGGACAACCAGACATCGTGGCTCGACTGGACAAGCACCCCCCGCACTGAAGCCCTGCTCGCCTTCACCCGAAACCTGATCTCCCTGCGAGCCGCGTCCCCCGCCCTCCGCCAACCCGAGTTCTTCGACGGACGCCCCACCAAGTCGGGCGAACCGGACCTGGTGTGGTTCCGCCCCGACGGCACCCCCATGACCGACCCCGACTGGTTCGACGAGTCCCGCCGCACCCTCGGCATGTGGATCGACGGCTCCGAGTGTCTCTCCCACACCCGCGAAGGCGACCCCATAGCCGACGACTCCTGGCTCCTCCTCGTCCACGCGGGTGCCGAACCGACCGACTTCACCCTCCCCGACCCCACCTATGGCGACAGCTTCATCCCCACCCTCGACACCAACACCCCGCAAGGCACCCCAGCCACCCGAAACCCCCACAACCCCAGCGACAAAGTCCCCCTCCCACCCCGAACCCTGCTGGTTCTCCGCGCTCCCCGGGCCACGCCGTAG
- a CDS encoding enoyl-CoA hydratase/isomerase family protein: MGEFVRLEVEDGIGTIRLDRPPMNAINRQLQAELRVAAQEARERDDVKAVIVYGGPKVFAAGADVKEFAEMSYPDIADYAPELTGSITAIAELPKPTVAAITGFALGGGFELALACDRRIAGDNAKVGQPEILLGIIPGAGGTQRLARLIGPSKTKDLVYTGRFVKADEALALGMVDEVVAPDDVYEAAKRWASQFTRGASRALAAAKAAIDGGLDNDLASGLKLETNLFAALFATEDRETGLRSFIENGPGKAEFNGR; encoded by the coding sequence GTGGGTGAGTTCGTTCGGCTCGAGGTCGAGGACGGCATCGGCACCATCCGGCTCGACCGGCCGCCGATGAACGCCATCAACCGTCAGCTGCAGGCTGAGCTGCGGGTGGCCGCGCAGGAGGCGCGCGAGCGCGACGACGTCAAGGCGGTCATCGTCTACGGCGGTCCGAAGGTCTTCGCGGCGGGCGCCGACGTCAAGGAATTCGCGGAGATGTCCTACCCCGACATCGCCGACTACGCCCCCGAGTTGACCGGCTCGATCACCGCGATCGCCGAGCTGCCCAAGCCCACGGTCGCCGCGATCACCGGCTTCGCTCTCGGCGGCGGCTTCGAGCTGGCCCTGGCCTGCGACCGGCGGATCGCGGGTGACAACGCCAAGGTCGGCCAGCCGGAGATCCTGCTCGGCATCATTCCCGGCGCGGGCGGTACGCAGCGGCTGGCCCGGCTGATCGGGCCGAGCAAGACCAAGGACCTCGTGTACACCGGCCGGTTCGTCAAGGCCGATGAGGCGCTCGCGCTCGGCATGGTCGACGAGGTCGTCGCGCCTGACGACGTCTACGAGGCGGCCAAGCGCTGGGCCAGTCAGTTCACCCGGGGCGCGTCCCGCGCGCTCGCCGCGGCGAAGGCGGCCATCGACGGCGGCCTGGACAACGACCTCGCCAGCGGCCTCAAGTTGGAGACCAATCTCTTCGCGGCCCTGTTCGCCACCGAGGACCGCGAGACCGGACTGCGCTCGTTCATCGAGAACGGACCAGGAAAGGCCGAGTTCAATGGCCGCTGA
- a CDS encoding ABC transporter ATP-binding protein — MSAVTAHLDASTAPDAPDDLVVHLADVGVRRGSTDLLKGVNWSVELDERWVVLGGNGAGKTTLLRLAGAELHPTTGVVHVLGDRLGKVDVFELRTRIGFCSAALAGRVPADELVLDVVVSAGYAVLGRWREQYDQLDTGRAAELLKAMGIAHLADRLFGTLSEGERKRAMIARALMTDPELLLLDEPAAGLDLGGREDLVARLSELALDPDAPATVLVTHHVEEIPPGFTHLLLLSAGGVVAQGLIEDVLTSENLSTAFGQNLVLERSGDRYFARRDG; from the coding sequence ATGTCCGCCGTGACCGCGCACCTTGACGCCAGCACCGCCCCGGACGCTCCCGACGACCTGGTTGTGCACCTGGCGGACGTCGGCGTCCGCCGCGGCAGCACCGATCTCCTCAAAGGGGTGAACTGGAGCGTCGAGCTCGACGAGCGGTGGGTGGTCCTCGGCGGCAACGGTGCGGGCAAGACCACGCTGCTGCGGCTCGCGGGCGCGGAACTGCACCCGACCACCGGCGTCGTCCACGTCCTCGGTGACCGGCTCGGCAAGGTCGACGTCTTCGAGCTCCGGACCCGAATCGGCTTTTGCTCGGCCGCGCTCGCCGGTCGCGTCCCCGCCGACGAACTGGTCCTCGACGTCGTCGTCTCCGCCGGTTACGCGGTCCTTGGCCGCTGGCGCGAGCAGTACGACCAGCTCGACACCGGCCGCGCGGCCGAGTTGCTCAAGGCCATGGGCATCGCCCACCTGGCCGACCGGCTCTTCGGCACCCTCTCCGAAGGAGAGCGTAAGCGCGCCATGATCGCTCGCGCGCTGATGACCGACCCTGAGCTGCTCTTGCTCGACGAGCCCGCCGCCGGTCTCGACCTCGGCGGCCGGGAAGACCTCGTGGCCCGCCTGTCGGAGCTGGCGCTCGACCCGGACGCCCCCGCGACCGTGCTCGTCACCCACCACGTCGAGGAGATCCCGCCCGGATTCACCCACCTGCTGCTGCTGTCGGCGGGCGGCGTGGTCGCGCAGGGCTTGATCGAAGATGTTCTGACCAGCGAAAACCTCTCGACCGCGTTCGGTCAGAACCTCGTCCTCGAACGGTCGGGCGACCGGTACTTCGCCCGCCGCGACGGCTGA
- a CDS encoding cysteine dioxygenase family protein, with protein MTSTIADLDIHPRLDSPTLRGLIRPRHPLWTPAELRTLTSAVANRLLSRLVEVVRFSSPLRWWTRVAVTEEVEVWLLSWLPGQGTVPHDHGGAAGSFAVAMGELAETFRYPAGPIRNTLHTQGSVVAFGAGRAHQVQNLGAQPAASVHAYSPPLVPTRDYVSLRDVPDSIPTLPTQRATR; from the coding sequence TTGACTTCCACGATCGCCGATCTCGACATTCACCCCCGTCTCGACTCTCCAACCCTGCGCGGCCTGATCCGCCCTCGCCATCCACTGTGGACGCCTGCGGAGTTGCGCACTCTCACCTCAGCCGTCGCCAACCGCCTGTTGAGCCGATTGGTCGAGGTGGTCCGGTTCTCCAGCCCGCTGCGCTGGTGGACGCGCGTCGCCGTCACCGAAGAGGTTGAGGTGTGGCTCTTGTCGTGGCTACCCGGCCAAGGCACCGTCCCCCACGACCACGGCGGCGCCGCAGGATCGTTCGCGGTCGCTATGGGCGAACTGGCCGAGACCTTCCGCTACCCGGCGGGCCCGATCCGCAACACCCTGCACACCCAGGGATCGGTGGTCGCCTTCGGCGCGGGGCGCGCCCACCAAGTGCAGAACCTCGGCGCTCAGCCGGCGGCGAGCGTGCACGCCTACTCACCGCCTTTGGTGCCCACCCGCGACTACGTCAGTCTCCGCGACGTTCCCGACAGCATTCCGACTCTCCCGACACAGCGAGCAACCCGATGA
- a CDS encoding class I SAM-dependent methyltransferase — MAADPTPNPHATAAQVEAAFADPKLANVLYHDWEAGTYDEKWSISYDERCIDYAVGRFKSVAGDQGWPYEHAMELGSGTGFFLLNLMQGGVIKKGSVTDLSPGMVEVALRNAKGLGLDVDGRVADAERIPYDDNSFDLVIGHAVLHHIPDIPAAFREIQRVLKPGGRFVFAGEPTKVGDRYARKLGQATWWLTTNVTKLAALRDWRRPQEELDESSRAAALEAVVDIHTFDPAELETQAREAGMVEVKAVTEEFAAALFGWPVRTFEAAVPREKLGFGWGMFAYKTWQRLTWLDERLLRKVLPRELFYNVLISGRKPN, encoded by the coding sequence ATGGCCGCTGACCCCACCCCGAACCCGCACGCCACAGCCGCGCAGGTCGAGGCCGCGTTCGCCGATCCCAAGCTCGCCAACGTGCTCTACCACGACTGGGAAGCGGGCACGTACGACGAGAAGTGGTCGATCTCCTACGACGAGCGCTGCATCGACTACGCCGTCGGCCGCTTCAAGTCCGTCGCGGGCGACCAGGGCTGGCCGTACGAGCACGCCATGGAACTCGGCAGCGGCACCGGCTTCTTCCTGCTCAACCTGATGCAGGGCGGCGTGATCAAGAAGGGCTCGGTCACCGACCTGTCGCCCGGCATGGTCGAGGTCGCCCTGCGCAACGCCAAGGGCCTTGGGCTCGACGTGGACGGCCGGGTCGCCGACGCCGAGCGGATCCCGTATGACGACAACAGCTTCGACCTGGTCATCGGCCACGCCGTGCTGCACCACATCCCCGACATCCCGGCCGCGTTCCGCGAGATCCAGCGGGTGCTCAAGCCGGGCGGCCGGTTCGTCTTCGCGGGTGAGCCGACCAAGGTCGGCGACCGGTACGCGCGCAAGCTCGGCCAGGCGACCTGGTGGCTGACCACCAACGTCACCAAGCTCGCCGCGCTGCGCGACTGGCGCAGGCCGCAGGAGGAGCTCGACGAGTCGAGCCGGGCCGCCGCGCTCGAAGCCGTGGTCGACATCCACACCTTCGACCCGGCCGAGCTGGAGACGCAGGCCCGCGAGGCGGGCATGGTCGAGGTCAAGGCGGTGACCGAGGAGTTCGCCGCCGCGCTGTTCGGCTGGCCGGTGCGCACATTCGAGGCCGCCGTCCCGCGCGAGAAGCTGGGCTTCGGCTGGGGCATGTTCGCCTACAAGACCTGGCAGCGGCTGACGTGGCTCGATGAGCGGCTGCTGCGCAAGGTGCTGCCGCGCGAGCTGTTCTACAACGTGCTCATCAGCGGCCGCAAGCCGAACTGA
- a CDS encoding nucleoside hydrolase, with the protein MTRLIIDTDPGVDDAFAIALAARSADIDLLAVTTVFGNVGLESTTRNALRVLALCGREDVPVAVGAARPLVHPQASEGKAAHGEDGLSGQADSLPTRLRGVEPLPAVALMAKVLRESPEPVTLVPIGPLTNIALLLATHPEVKPKIERLVIMGGGLAGGNTTAAAEFNVWSDPEAAYRVLVEEDLPTVLVPIDLTYRCRVEADWLAELAASGPVGAGLESLTATYRAHYSALMGFDGLVIHDAVAVAEAIKPGILSTARLPVQVETAFGPARGAVIADHRRRTQNDLHGARAIDVAIDTDVDGLRAFILDRLR; encoded by the coding sequence ATGACTCGACTGATCATCGACACGGATCCAGGCGTCGACGACGCGTTCGCCATCGCGCTGGCCGCCCGGTCCGCCGATATCGACCTGCTGGCGGTGACCACGGTGTTCGGCAACGTCGGCCTGGAGTCGACCACCCGCAACGCGCTGCGGGTGCTGGCGCTGTGCGGCCGGGAGGACGTTCCGGTCGCGGTGGGGGCGGCGCGGCCGCTGGTACACCCGCAGGCCTCGGAGGGCAAGGCCGCGCACGGCGAGGACGGGCTGTCCGGCCAGGCTGATTCGCTGCCCACGCGACTGCGTGGCGTCGAGCCGCTGCCCGCGGTGGCGCTGATGGCGAAGGTCCTGCGCGAGTCGCCGGAGCCGGTGACGCTGGTGCCTATCGGGCCGCTGACGAACATCGCGCTGCTGCTGGCGACACACCCGGAGGTCAAGCCGAAGATCGAGCGGCTGGTGATCATGGGTGGCGGGCTGGCGGGCGGGAACACGACCGCGGCGGCCGAGTTCAACGTCTGGTCCGATCCGGAGGCCGCCTACCGGGTGCTGGTCGAGGAAGACCTGCCGACCGTCCTCGTCCCGATCGACCTGACCTACCGCTGCCGGGTCGAGGCGGACTGGCTGGCCGAGCTGGCCGCGTCCGGGCCCGTGGGTGCTGGGCTGGAGAGTCTGACGGCCACCTATCGCGCGCACTACAGCGCGTTGATGGGCTTCGACGGGCTGGTGATCCACGACGCCGTGGCGGTGGCCGAGGCGATCAAGCCGGGGATCCTGTCGACCGCGCGACTGCCGGTCCAGGTGGAGACCGCGTTCGGGCCCGCGCGCGGCGCGGTCATCGCCGACCACCGCCGCCGGACGCAAAACGACCTGCACGGCGCCCGCGCTATCGATGTCGCGATAGACACCGACGTCGACGGGCTGCGGGCGTTCATCCTCGATCGGCTGCGCTGA
- a CDS encoding SAM-dependent methyltransferase produces MSTDAQQTERDVPVYIDTSKASIARVYDAFLNGKDNYEIDREVFRRVKAVAPEAAQLAYDNRAFLIRATRFIANQTGIKQYLDLGSGLPTAENTHQVAQRIEPDSVVVYVDNDPVVLAHGRALLEENEQTHFIAEDIFEPERILADETVRRHLDFTQPIALFQMGTIHHYDGERAPSDIMKAYIDALPSGSIVGISHFLDPLTTEHSALARRMEDVFIHSPMGTGLFRTQDAIEDMFPGLEMIDPGVTLCAEWWPDGPQVKPLDEVQYCIAGGLGRKP; encoded by the coding sequence ATGTCGACTGACGCGCAGCAGACCGAACGTGATGTTCCTGTCTACATCGACACATCGAAGGCAAGCATCGCGAGAGTCTACGACGCGTTCCTCAACGGCAAGGACAATTACGAAATCGACCGCGAGGTGTTCCGGCGGGTCAAGGCCGTGGCGCCGGAGGCCGCTCAGCTGGCCTATGACAACCGCGCGTTCCTGATCCGCGCCACCCGGTTCATCGCCAACCAGACCGGGATCAAGCAGTACCTTGACCTGGGTTCCGGCCTGCCGACCGCGGAGAACACCCACCAAGTCGCCCAGCGCATCGAGCCGGACTCGGTCGTCGTCTACGTCGACAACGACCCGGTCGTCCTCGCCCACGGCCGCGCGCTGCTGGAGGAGAACGAGCAGACGCACTTCATCGCCGAGGACATCTTCGAGCCCGAGCGCATCCTCGCCGACGAGACCGTGCGCAGGCACCTCGACTTCACCCAGCCGATCGCGCTGTTCCAGATGGGCACCATTCACCACTACGACGGTGAGCGCGCCCCCTCCGACATCATGAAGGCCTACATCGACGCCCTGCCCTCCGGCTCGATCGTCGGCATCAGCCACTTCCTCGACCCGCTGACCACCGAGCACAGCGCGCTGGCCCGGCGGATGGAGGACGTGTTCATCCACAGCCCCATGGGCACCGGCCTGTTCCGCACCCAGGACGCGATCGAGGACATGTTCCCCGGCCTGGAGATGATCGACCCGGGCGTGACGCTGTGCGCGGAGTGGTGGCCGGACGGCCCTCAGGTCAAGCCGCTCGACGAGGTCCAGTACTGCATCGCGGGCGGGCTGGGCCGCAAGCCCTGA